In Sulfurihydrogenibium subterraneum DSM 15120, the sequence TTTCTGTTAGCTTCTATTATACAGTTTTATGGTGGTTATGAATTTTATAAATCCTCTTTAAAGTCTTTAAAAAATAGAATAGCTGATATGAACCTTCTTATTACTATTGGTACTTTTTCTGCGTACTTTTACTCTGTAGCTGTTTTGTTTTTTAAGGATTTGTTTCCAGCTGAAATGAGACATCTTTACTTTGAGGGATCTTCTGCTATTATTACATTTGTTTTAATCGGTAGATATTTGGAGCTGAAAACAAGGCAGTCTGCAACAGAGTTTATGAAAAAACTGTTATCTTTAAAACCAGATAAAGCAATAAAATTGGTAGATGGAAAAGAAGAGGTTGTAGATGCTATATCTATTAAAAAAGATGATATCGTAATAGTAAGACCTGGAGATAAGATACCTGTTGACGCAGTTATTATAGAAGGACAGACTGAGGTTGACCAATCTGTTTTAACAGGAGAGTCTAAACTTGTTTATAAAAAGATAGGAGATACAGTTTTAAGTGGAAGTATAAATAAATCTGGACTGATTAAGATAAAAGCTATAAAAGATGCAAAGGACAGTGTTTTAAATCAGATAATAAAACTGCTGTTAGATGCCCAGTCTAAAAAACCACAGATAGGTAAACTTGCAGATAGAATAACTACTTACTTTGTCCCTGCTGTTTTAATTATATCAATTATAGTTTTTGATATTTGGTACTTTTTAGGTTATCCACTTAACTTTTCTTTAACAGCTGCAATTTCTGTTTTAGTTATAGCCTGTCCATGTGCTTTAGGGCTTGCAACTCCTATAACCATTGTAAACGTTGTTGGAAGAGGTGCAAAAGAAGGGCTTCTTTTTAAAGAACCTGAAGTTATAGAAAAATCAGAAAAAATAGATTATGTAATCTTTGACAAAACAGGAACATTAACAGAAGGAAGAATGAAAGTAGAAGACTACATAGTCAAAGACTTTCTACCTGTGTTTGTATCTTTAGAAAAAGGTATAAACCATCCCGTTGCTCAAAGTATTTTACAGTTCCCAGTAGAGTATGTAGATATTGAAGATAAACAGATAGTAATTGGTAAAGGTGTTGTGGGAGTTTACAAAGGTAGTAAAGTTATTATGTGTAATAAAAAATTTTTAGAGGAGATGAACATTCAATTAGAAAAAGAATTTGAAGAATTTTACTTAAAAAATAAAGAAAAAGGAAATACAGTTATATTTGGCGTTTTAGATGGTAAAGTTTACGGAGCTTTTTCAATATCTGATAGTATAAGACCAGAAAGTAAAGAAGTTGTAGAAAAATTAAAAAACAAAGGCATAAAAGTTGTAATGCTGACTGGGGACAATCAAAAGGTTGCAGAAAAAGTAGCTAAAGAAGTAGGTATTGAAGAGTTTTATTATGATTTAACTCCACTTGACAAGTATAACTTTATAAAAGACTTAAAAGAGAAAGGCTTTATTGTTGTATTTGTAGGAGATGGAATCAACGACGCTCCATCTATGGTAGAAAGTGATATAGGAATTGCAGTTGAGACAGCTTCAGATTTAGCAAAAGAATCAGGAAGTATAATACTACTAAAAAGTGATTTAAGAGGCGTAATAAAAGCTATAAACTTATGTCAAAAAGGCTTAAAAACTATAAAACAAAATCTTTTCTGGGCATACATTTACAACATAATAGGCATTCCTATAGCTGGAGGATTGTTATATCCATTTTTTGGCATTCTTTTAAACCCAATGTATGCAGGACTTGCAATGAGTTTTAGCTCTATAACGGTAGTCCTAAACGCTTTAAAATTAAGATACATCTATATCTAATGATAAAAATCATTTTTGACATAGATTTTTCTATGTATATTCTTTGAAAAAATAAAGTGGAGGTAATAGCTTTGAATAAACCTGAAATTTTAGCGCCTGTAGGACATTACGAAGGACTGGCAGCTGTTATAAAAGCAGGTGCAGATGCTATATACATGGGTGTAGGAAAGTTAAATCAGAGAGCTTTAAAAAGTGAGTTTGACATAAACGATGTAAAAGAGATAAGAAAGATAACTCAGGACAAAGGTGTAAAACAGTACATAGTTTTAAACTCCATTGTGTTTGAAGATGACCTTCCTTGGGTAAACGAAACCTTAGACCAGCTTAAAGAGATAGGTGTAGATGCTGTTATAGGCTGGGATATGGCTGTAATATCAGGGTCTATAAAGAGAGGTATTACTACTCACTTATCTACAATGGCTTCTGTATCAAACACTCAAGCAGCTAAGTTTTACGAAGAGTTAGGAGTAAAAAGAATAGTCCCTGCAAGAGAAGTAAAATTGCAAGGTTTATTGGAGCTGAAAGAAAAAACTAACCTTGAAATTGAGATTTTTGTTCACGGTGCAATGTGTATGGCCGTCTCTGGAAGATGTTTTTTAAGCCACGATGTATTTGAAACTTCTGGAAACAGAGGAGAGTGTTATCAGGTTTGCAGACATGAGTTTGAAGTAAAAATAACTTCAAAAAATACAGGAACAGACTTTATTCTTGGGTCTGACTATGTACTTTCTGCGAGAGACTTGGTTACTCTTAACTTTGTAGATAAACTT encodes:
- a CDS encoding copper-translocating P-type ATPase, whose translation is MFFHFSFSNYIQFLLASIIQFYGGYEFYKSSLKSLKNRIADMNLLITIGTFSAYFYSVAVLFFKDLFPAEMRHLYFEGSSAIITFVLIGRYLELKTRQSATEFMKKLLSLKPDKAIKLVDGKEEVVDAISIKKDDIVIVRPGDKIPVDAVIIEGQTEVDQSVLTGESKLVYKKIGDTVLSGSINKSGLIKIKAIKDAKDSVLNQIIKLLLDAQSKKPQIGKLADRITTYFVPAVLIISIIVFDIWYFLGYPLNFSLTAAISVLVIACPCALGLATPITIVNVVGRGAKEGLLFKEPEVIEKSEKIDYVIFDKTGTLTEGRMKVEDYIVKDFLPVFVSLEKGINHPVAQSILQFPVEYVDIEDKQIVIGKGVVGVYKGSKVIMCNKKFLEEMNIQLEKEFEEFYLKNKEKGNTVIFGVLDGKVYGAFSISDSIRPESKEVVEKLKNKGIKVVMLTGDNQKVAEKVAKEVGIEEFYYDLTPLDKYNFIKDLKEKGFIVVFVGDGINDAPSMVESDIGIAVETASDLAKESGSIILLKSDLRGVIKAINLCQKGLKTIKQNLFWAYIYNIIGIPIAGGLLYPFFGILLNPMYAGLAMSFSSITVVLNALKLRYIYI
- a CDS encoding peptidase U32 family protein, encoding MNKPEILAPVGHYEGLAAVIKAGADAIYMGVGKLNQRALKSEFDINDVKEIRKITQDKGVKQYIVLNSIVFEDDLPWVNETLDQLKEIGVDAVIGWDMAVISGSIKRGITTHLSTMASVSNTQAAKFYEELGVKRIVPAREVKLQGLLELKEKTNLEIEIFVHGAMCMAVSGRCFLSHDVFETSGNRGECYQVCRHEFEVKITSKNTGTDFILGSDYVLSARDLVTLNFVDKLMWADSWKIEGRNKNPDYAYLVTYSYREARDRILNGEWNTKGYQDLWDLLERAYHRQWDSGFYFGQGLFGLNQSVAKEKKVYVGEIIKYYPKISVAEVRIVNNPMKVGDTIHIIGKTTGVVRQKVESMQIDRKNIEIAERGTVVGLKTVERVREGDKVYLIVEVENPIEEHKRESVKA